In Corythoichthys intestinalis isolate RoL2023-P3 chromosome 11, ASM3026506v1, whole genome shotgun sequence, a single genomic region encodes these proteins:
- the LOC130923569 gene encoding uncharacterized protein LOC130923569 isoform X1 produces the protein MFKHKGVHMCTWHQDTLGYSSMIDFVIVSSDLRPHVLDTRVKRGAELSTDHHLVVCWLRWRGKMLVRPGRPKRIVRVCWERLAESPVRKSFNTHFRQTFSLVPGEVGHIESEWTMFCTSIVKVADRSCGRMVVGACHGGNPRSDAVKLKKEAYRAFLACGTLEASDRHRLAKRTAATAIAEAKTRTWKEFGEAMENDFRTASRKLWSTIRCLQRGKQCTINTVYSEDGVLLTSTRDVVSRWGEYFEDLLNSTDTPSFEEAGSGDSEVGSPTSGVEVTEVVGKLLGGKAPWSMRSARCWGQCWGLDNLVCLCSVRLENK, from the coding sequence atgttcaaacataagggtgtccatatgtgcacttggcaccaggacactctAGGctacagttcgatgatcgactttgtaatcgtttcatcggacttgcggccgcatgttttggacactcgggtgaagagaggggcagagctgtcaactgatcaccacctggtagtgtgttggctccgatggcgggggaagatgctggtcagacctggcaggcctaaacgtattgtgagggtctgctgggaacgtctggcagaatcccctgtcagaaagagcttcAACACCCACTTCCGGCAGACCTTCTCCCTTgtaccgggggaggtggggcacattgagtccgagtggaccatgttttgcacctccattgttaaggtggccgatcggagctgtggccgtatggtggttggtgcctgtcatggcggcaatccccggtcggatgccgtcaagctgaagaaggaggcctaccgggcctttttggcctgtgggactctggAGGCATCTGACAggcaccggctggccaagcggactgcagctACGGCGATCgcggaggcaaaaactcggacatggaagGAAtttggcgaggccatggaaaacgacttccggacggcttcgaggaaattgtggtccaccatccggtgtctgcagagaggaaagcagtgcaccattaacactgtatatagtgaagatggggtactgctgacctcgactcgggacgtcgtgagtcgatggggagaatacttcgaagacctcctcaattccaccgacacgccttcctttgaggaagcagggtctggggactccgaggtgggctctccgacctctggggttgaagtcactgaggtggttggaaagctcctcggtggcaaggccccgtggtcgatgagatccgcccggtgcTGGGGTCAGTGCTGGGGTCTTGACAACTTAGTCTGTTTGTGTAGTGTCAGGTTAGAGAACAAGTAG